One Citrobacter amalonaticus genomic window carries:
- the cobU gene encoding bifunctional adenosylcobinamide kinase/adenosylcobinamide-phosphate guanylyltransferase yields MMILVTGGARSGKSRHAEALIADFPQVLYIATSQIFDDEMAARIQHHRDGRPAHWRTAERWQHLDTLITADNAPDEAILLECITTMVTNLLFAFGGDGDPDSWDYAALETAVEAEVQALIAACQRCPARVVLVTNEVGMGIVPENRLARHFRDIAGRVNQRLAVAADEVWLVVSGIGVKIK; encoded by the coding sequence ATGATGATTCTGGTCACTGGCGGCGCGCGCAGCGGTAAGAGTCGTCATGCCGAAGCCCTGATCGCTGATTTCCCGCAGGTGCTGTACATCGCGACATCGCAGATTTTTGATGACGAGATGGCAGCGCGTATTCAGCATCATCGTGATGGACGTCCTGCGCACTGGCGTACCGCCGAGCGCTGGCAGCATCTTGATACGCTGATCACTGCGGATAACGCGCCGGATGAAGCCATTCTGCTGGAGTGCATCACCACCATGGTCACTAACCTGTTGTTTGCCTTTGGCGGCGACGGTGACCCGGATAGCTGGGATTACGCCGCGCTGGAAACGGCGGTTGAGGCGGAGGTCCAGGCGCTGATCGCGGCCTGTCAGCGATGCCCGGCCAGGGTGGTGCTGGTGACCAACGAAGTCGGGATGGGGATCGTGCCGGAAAACCGTCTGGCGCGGCACTTTCGGGATATCGCCGGGCGCGTGAATCAGCGTCTGGCGGTGGCGGCCGATGAGGTGTGGCTGGTGGTATCGGGTATTGGAGTCAAAATTAAATGA
- a CDS encoding cobyric acid synthase, translating to MTQAIMLQGTASDVGKSVLVAGLCRIFYQDGRRTAPFKSQNMALNSGITPEGKEMGRAQIFQAEAAGIVPDVRMNPVLLKPTSDRKAQVVLMGQVATDMDAVSYHEYKPRLREQILSVYTSLAQEFDVLVLEGAGSPAEINLRDRDIVNMGMAEMAQCPVILVADIDRGGVFASIYGTLALLHEHERARVKGVIINKFRGDVALLNPGIEQIESLTGVPVLGVMPWLDVDLEDEDGVALQKGKYLRTEKRDINIAVVQIPHISNFTDFNALAAQPDVRVRYVRHPQELADVDLVILPGSKNTLGDLVWLRESGMAHAVLQAHQQNIPIVGICGGYQMLGETIIDEVESGLGTLPGLGLLDTVTHFAQRKTTTQVTATMSSTLPDWLSAASGLPVRGYEIHMGETTLNGDCQSVMQLQKHGENVADGAVTADGRALGTYLHGLFDSDDFTRALVNGLRVRKGLAPLDPTFQYAQYKSQQFDLLADAMRQHIDIEKIYTIMQQHREPV from the coding sequence ATGACGCAGGCCATTATGTTGCAGGGAACGGCGTCTGACGTCGGCAAGAGCGTTCTGGTAGCGGGACTGTGCCGCATTTTTTATCAGGATGGTCGGCGGACCGCACCGTTTAAGTCGCAGAATATGGCGCTCAACTCCGGCATTACGCCAGAGGGGAAAGAGATGGGGCGCGCGCAGATTTTCCAGGCCGAAGCGGCGGGCATTGTGCCGGATGTCCGCATGAATCCGGTGCTGTTGAAACCGACCAGCGATCGCAAGGCGCAGGTGGTGCTGATGGGACAGGTGGCGACCGATATGGATGCGGTCAGCTATCACGAATACAAGCCGCGCCTGCGTGAGCAGATCCTTTCCGTTTACACCAGTCTGGCGCAGGAGTTTGATGTACTGGTGCTGGAAGGGGCGGGCAGTCCGGCGGAGATCAACCTGCGTGACCGCGACATCGTCAATATGGGGATGGCTGAGATGGCGCAGTGTCCGGTGATCCTGGTCGCCGATATCGATCGCGGCGGGGTGTTCGCTTCCATCTACGGTACGCTGGCGCTGCTGCATGAACATGAGCGTGCGCGGGTGAAAGGGGTGATCATCAATAAGTTTCGTGGTGATGTGGCGTTGCTTAATCCCGGTATTGAACAGATTGAAAGCCTGACTGGCGTTCCCGTGCTGGGCGTGATGCCGTGGCTGGATGTCGATCTTGAAGATGAAGATGGCGTGGCGTTACAAAAAGGAAAATACCTGCGCACGGAAAAACGCGACATCAACATTGCCGTGGTGCAGATCCCGCATATCTCCAATTTCACCGATTTTAACGCGCTGGCCGCACAACCCGATGTGCGCGTGCGTTATGTGCGCCATCCGCAAGAACTGGCGGACGTTGACCTGGTGATCCTGCCAGGCAGTAAAAATACGCTCGGCGATCTGGTGTGGCTGCGTGAAAGCGGCATGGCCCACGCGGTGTTGCAGGCGCACCAACAAAACATCCCCATTGTTGGGATCTGTGGTGGCTATCAGATGCTCGGCGAGACCATTATTGATGAAGTCGAGTCGGGACTGGGAACGCTACCGGGGCTGGGGTTGCTCGATACGGTAACGCATTTTGCCCAGCGGAAAACCACGACCCAGGTCACGGCGACGATGTCGTCGACACTGCCGGACTGGCTGTCTGCGGCGTCCGGGTTGCCGGTACGCGGCTATGAAATTCACATGGGCGAAACGACGCTGAACGGTGATTGTCAGTCGGTGATGCAACTGCAGAAGCACGGTGAAAACGTCGCGGATGGCGCCGTCACCGCCGACGGACGGGCGTTGGGGACCTATCTGCACGGCCTGTTCGACAGTGATGATTTTACGCGAGCGCTGGTCAATGGCCTGCGCGTGCGTAAAGGGCTGGCTCCCCTGGATCCCACCTTCCAATACGCGCAATATAAATCGCAGCAGTTTGATCTGCTGGCGGATGCGATGCGGCAACACATCGATATTGAGAAAATTTATACCATCATGCAGCAACACCGGGAGCCCGTATGA
- the cobS gene encoding adenosylcobinamide-GDP ribazoletransferase — MSKLFWAMLSFITRLPVPGRWSQGLEFDQYSRGIVTFPLIGLLLGALSGLVFMLFQAWCGAPLAALFTVLALALMTGGFHLDGLADTCDGVFSARSRERMLEIMRDSRLGTHGGLALIFVLLAKVLVISELALRGTPMLAALAAACAVGRGTAVLLMYRHRYAREEGLGNVFIGHVTGTQTCFTLGLAAILAAVLLPGMQGVAALVVTMVSVFLLGQRLKRTLGGQTGDTLGAAIELGELIFLLALL, encoded by the coding sequence ATGAGTAAGTTGTTCTGGGCAATGCTCTCTTTTATTACGCGTTTGCCCGTTCCGGGTCGCTGGTCGCAGGGACTGGAATTCGACCAGTATTCACGCGGTATTGTGACTTTCCCACTCATTGGCCTGCTGCTCGGCGCGTTGAGTGGGCTGGTGTTTATGCTCTTCCAGGCCTGGTGCGGTGCACCGCTGGCGGCGCTTTTCACCGTGTTAGCGCTGGCGCTGATGACCGGGGGCTTTCACCTCGATGGTCTGGCCGACACCTGTGATGGCGTTTTTTCTGCCCGCAGTCGGGAACGTATGCTGGAGATTATGCGTGACAGCCGCCTGGGAACGCACGGCGGTCTGGCGCTCATTTTTGTTCTGCTGGCGAAAGTGCTGGTGATCAGCGAACTGGCGCTACGTGGTACCCCTATGCTGGCCGCGCTGGCGGCTGCCTGTGCCGTTGGACGTGGAACAGCCGTGCTGTTGATGTATCGCCACCGCTACGCCCGTGAAGAGGGGTTAGGTAACGTCTTTATCGGCCATGTCACCGGGACGCAAACCTGCTTTACCCTTGGCCTGGCCGCGATTCTGGCGGCGGTCTTGCTACCTGGAATGCAGGGGGTGGCGGCGCTGGTCGTAACGATGGTGTCTGTCTTCCTGCTGGGACAACGGTTAAAACGGACGTTGGGTGGGCAAACCGGCGATACGCTGGGTGCGGCAATAGAACTTGGCGAGTTGATATTCCTGCTGGCTCTGCTGTGA